Proteins encoded in a region of the Streptomyces akebiae genome:
- a CDS encoding MarR family winged helix-turn-helix transcriptional regulator → MGPVTNQADAPRHGSLLLDEQLCFALYAAQRAVTAAYRPLLDELGLTYPQYLVMLSLWEHGETSVKELAGTLRLDYGTVSPLLKRLETAGLLRRERSPRDERSVRITLTGRGEQLRDRAAAVPATVAAATGLHGPEVTRLREELWQLTARATKAAGR, encoded by the coding sequence ATGGGCCCCGTGACAAACCAAGCGGATGCGCCCCGGCACGGTTCGCTGCTCCTCGACGAGCAGTTGTGTTTCGCGCTCTACGCGGCCCAGCGCGCGGTCACCGCCGCGTACCGCCCGCTGCTCGACGAACTCGGCCTGACCTACCCCCAGTACCTGGTCATGCTCTCCCTCTGGGAGCACGGGGAGACCAGCGTCAAGGAACTGGCGGGCACCCTGCGACTCGACTACGGCACGGTCTCGCCGTTGCTGAAGCGGCTGGAAACGGCCGGACTGCTGCGTCGGGAGCGGTCGCCGCGCGACGAACGTTCGGTGCGGATCACCCTGACCGGACGCGGCGAACAGCTCCGTGACCGCGCGGCGGCCGTCCCCGCCACGGTCGCCGCCGCCACCGGCCTGCACGGCCCCGAGGTGACGCGGCTGCGTGAGGAGCTGTGGCAGTTGACGGCGCGGGCGACCAAGGCGGCGGGCCGGTGA
- a CDS encoding TetR/AcrR family transcriptional regulator, producing the protein MTETATARRSRITPEREAELYAAVLDLLREVGYDALTMDAVAARTRSSKATLYRQWGGKAELVAKAMRHNKPGVDIGSVDTGSLRGDLHALVMSTDDCAMEQNNALMRGLAMAVHGNPDLLKAFRELIIEPEMLEIRRVVQRAVDRGEVRPDNPAVDYVVHMFVGAFVARGMIENQPPTQSFLRSYLDAVVLPALGVSTSL; encoded by the coding sequence ATGACTGAGACCGCGACGGCGCGCCGCAGTCGGATCACGCCCGAGCGCGAGGCCGAGCTCTACGCGGCCGTCCTCGACCTGCTCCGCGAGGTCGGCTACGACGCCCTCACCATGGACGCCGTGGCCGCCCGCACCCGGTCCAGCAAGGCCACCCTCTACCGCCAGTGGGGCGGCAAGGCCGAGCTCGTCGCGAAGGCGATGCGGCACAACAAGCCGGGTGTCGACATCGGCTCGGTCGACACCGGATCCCTGCGGGGCGACCTGCACGCTCTGGTGATGAGTACCGATGACTGCGCCATGGAACAGAACAACGCGCTGATGCGGGGTCTGGCCATGGCGGTGCACGGAAACCCCGACCTGCTGAAGGCCTTCCGTGAACTGATCATCGAGCCGGAGATGCTGGAGATCCGCCGCGTGGTGCAGCGCGCCGTCGACCGGGGTGAGGTCCGTCCGGACAACCCCGCCGTCGACTACGTGGTGCACATGTTCGTCGGCGCCTTCGTCGCACGGGGCATGATCGAGAACCAGCCGCCCACGCAGAGCTTCCTCCGGTCGTACCTCGACGCCGTGGTCCTCCCCGCTCTCGGCGTCTCGACCTCCCTGTAG
- a CDS encoding DinB family protein yields MSEPEGTHDDRVGPPHRGTERETLRAFLDYHRATLAMKCAGLTDEELRRRSMPPSTLTLLGLVRHMAEVERAWFRRVFEDHDAPMVWSKEIDFQAAYDASASTRAEAFGAWEAEVETSRRIEREAESLDLVGHQPRWDEEVSLRMVMVHVLLEYGRHNGHADLLREGVDGAVGA; encoded by the coding sequence ATCAGCGAGCCCGAGGGAACTCATGACGACCGCGTCGGACCGCCCCACCGCGGCACCGAACGCGAGACGCTCCGTGCCTTCCTCGACTATCACCGCGCCACGCTCGCCATGAAGTGCGCGGGGCTCACGGACGAGGAGCTTCGCCGGCGGTCGATGCCCCCCTCCACGCTGACGCTGCTGGGCCTCGTACGGCACATGGCGGAGGTCGAACGCGCCTGGTTCCGCCGGGTCTTCGAGGATCACGACGCGCCGATGGTGTGGTCGAAGGAGATCGACTTCCAGGCGGCGTACGACGCGAGCGCCTCGACGCGGGCGGAGGCGTTCGGGGCGTGGGAGGCGGAGGTGGAGACCTCGCGGCGTATCGAACGGGAGGCGGAGTCACTGGACCTCGTCGGCCACCAGCCGCGCTGGGACGAGGAGGTCTCGCTCCGCATGGTCATGGTCCACGTCCTGCTGGAGTACGGACGCCACAACGGCCACGCGGACCTCCTGCGGGAAGGGGTGGACGGGGCGGTGGGGGCGTGA
- a CDS encoding serine hydrolase domain-containing protein — protein MDVNGTVAEGFEPVRAAFVRNFEALGERGAAVVVYRHGRRVVDLWAGTRDVDGTEPWQRDTAQIVRSATKGVAAAVALMLAERGELELDAPVGRYWPEFKAHGKDGVLVRQVLNHRAGLPVLDHPLTPAEALDPRRGPEALVAQTPAWEPGTAHGYHPLTYGWLLDELVRRVTGRGTGEWIASDIAAPLGLAGDLWLGLPDSVAATGRVGRAGRLAAAPEPTGGLRVRAKRSVTEAYDDPDSLTRRAFAAITPFPDQNDPAYRASALPATNGIATADGLARFYAALVGEVDGVRLFGPATLAAARAEESSGPDRVLVVNTRFGLGYMLHGAASPLLAPTSFGHPGRGGPLGFADPESGIAFGYVTNGYRKTVTADPRAQALVAAVKAALKG, from the coding sequence GTGGACGTGAACGGTACGGTCGCCGAGGGCTTCGAGCCGGTCAGGGCTGCGTTCGTACGCAACTTCGAGGCGCTCGGCGAGCGGGGCGCGGCGGTCGTCGTGTACCGGCACGGGCGCAGGGTCGTCGACCTGTGGGCCGGCACCCGGGACGTCGACGGCACCGAGCCCTGGCAGCGGGACACCGCCCAGATCGTGCGCTCGGCGACGAAGGGCGTCGCCGCCGCCGTCGCGCTGATGCTGGCCGAGCGCGGGGAACTGGAGCTCGACGCGCCGGTGGGCCGGTACTGGCCGGAGTTCAAGGCGCACGGCAAGGACGGTGTGCTGGTGCGGCAGGTGCTCAACCACCGGGCCGGGCTCCCGGTCCTCGACCACCCCCTCACCCCCGCCGAGGCCCTGGACCCGCGCCGGGGCCCCGAGGCCCTCGTCGCGCAGACCCCCGCCTGGGAGCCCGGCACCGCCCACGGCTACCACCCCCTCACCTACGGCTGGCTGCTCGACGAACTGGTCCGGCGCGTGACCGGCCGAGGCACCGGCGAGTGGATCGCGTCCGACATCGCCGCTCCGCTGGGCCTGGCCGGGGACCTGTGGCTGGGCCTGCCGGACTCGGTGGCGGCGACGGGCCGGGTCGGCCGCGCCGGACGCCTGGCGGCGGCGCCCGAGCCCACCGGCGGCCTCAGGGTCCGCGCCAAGCGGTCGGTCACCGAGGCCTACGACGACCCGGACTCCCTCACGCGTCGCGCCTTCGCCGCGATCACCCCGTTCCCCGATCAGAACGACCCCGCGTACCGCGCGTCCGCGCTCCCGGCGACCAACGGCATCGCCACGGCGGACGGCCTGGCCCGTTTCTACGCGGCGCTCGTCGGCGAGGTCGACGGCGTACGGCTGTTCGGCCCGGCGACCCTGGCGGCGGCCCGCGCCGAGGAGTCCTCCGGCCCCGACCGCGTCCTGGTCGTCAACACCCGTTTCGGACTCGGCTACATGCTCCACGGCGCCGCCTCCCCGCTGCTGGCGCCGACATCCTTCGGCCACCCCGGCCGAGGCGGCCCGCTCGGCTTCGCCGACCCCGAGTCCGGCATCGCCTTCGGCTACGTCACGAACGGCTACCGCAAGACGGTGACGGCGGACCCGAGGGCGCAGGCGCTGGTGGCGGCGGTGAAGGCGGCACTGAAGGGCTGA
- a CDS encoding energy-coupling factor ABC transporter ATP-binding protein, translating into MEPVTVSEPPVAPSLEVAGLAFAYPDGHQALFGVDLTVGRGERVALLGPNGAGKTTLVLHLNGILTGGAGTVTVAGMPVGKRHMAEIRRKVGIVFQDPDDQLFMPTVREDVAFGPAAAGMTGPELEARVDRALEQVGMAEFKERPPHHLSFGQRRRVAVATVLAMEPEILVLDEPSSNLDPASRRELADILRSLDVTVLMVTHDLPYALELCPRSLILSEGVIAADGPTGELLVDDDLMRAHRLELPFGFDPRSVRVG; encoded by the coding sequence ATGGAGCCTGTGACCGTGTCCGAACCCCCCGTCGCCCCGTCCCTCGAAGTCGCCGGGCTCGCCTTCGCCTACCCCGACGGCCATCAGGCCCTCTTCGGTGTCGACCTCACCGTCGGGCGCGGTGAACGGGTCGCGCTGCTCGGGCCGAACGGGGCCGGCAAGACCACCCTCGTCCTGCATCTCAACGGCATCCTCACCGGGGGCGCGGGCACGGTGACCGTCGCCGGGATGCCCGTCGGCAAGCGGCACATGGCCGAGATCCGGCGGAAGGTCGGCATCGTCTTCCAGGACCCCGACGACCAGCTCTTCATGCCGACCGTGCGGGAGGACGTGGCCTTCGGGCCCGCGGCGGCGGGCATGACCGGGCCCGAGTTGGAGGCCCGGGTGGACCGGGCCCTCGAACAGGTCGGCATGGCGGAGTTCAAGGAACGGCCGCCGCACCACCTCTCCTTCGGGCAGCGGCGCCGGGTGGCCGTGGCGACGGTGCTCGCCATGGAGCCGGAGATCCTCGTCCTCGACGAGCCGTCCTCCAACCTCGACCCGGCCTCGCGGCGCGAACTGGCCGACATCCTGCGATCGTTGGACGTCACGGTCCTCATGGTCACGCACGACCTGCCGTACGCGCTGGAACTGTGCCCCCGGTCGCTGATCCTCAGCGAGGGGGTCATCGCGGCGGACGGCCCGACGGGTGAACTCCTGGTCGACGACGACCTGATGCGGGCGCATCGGCTTGAGCTGCCGTTCGGGTTCGATCCGCGGTCGGTGAGGGTGGGGTAG
- a CDS encoding organic hydroperoxide resistance protein, with amino-acid sequence MTDDTAVETRSDTRPDARPEGLREDRPDTRPTKIMYVAEATAHGGRDGYISSQDGQIDLKVAMPPAMGGDGDGTNPEQLFAAGYSSCFHNALVLVGRRAGYDLTGSTVAAKVGIGPNRQRGYGLAVALSVSLPVIDQDIAAKLVDAAHQVCPYSNATRDNIDVTIVLG; translated from the coding sequence ATGACTGACGACACCGCGGTGGAGACCCGTTCCGATACGCGTCCCGACGCCCGCCCGGAGGGTCTTCGCGAGGACCGGCCCGACACCCGTCCGACGAAGATCATGTATGTCGCCGAGGCCACCGCGCACGGCGGTCGCGACGGCTACATCAGCAGCCAGGACGGCCAGATCGACCTGAAGGTCGCGATGCCGCCGGCGATGGGCGGCGACGGCGACGGCACCAACCCCGAGCAGCTGTTCGCCGCCGGGTACAGCTCCTGCTTCCACAACGCGCTGGTCCTCGTCGGCCGCCGCGCGGGATACGACCTCACCGGCTCCACCGTCGCCGCGAAGGTCGGCATCGGCCCCAACCGGCAGCGCGGTTACGGCCTCGCCGTCGCCCTCAGCGTCTCCCTCCCGGTCATCGACCAGGACATCGCGGCCAAGCTCGTCGACGCGGCCCACCAGGTCTGCCCGTACTCGAACGCGACCCGCGACAACATCGACGTCACGATCGTGCTCGGCTGA
- a CDS encoding SsgA family sporulation/cell division regulator: MSVTVEQYARAHVVTDSPEDRDTVPVLLRYDPDSAASAVHVRLPGPDEWTFPRELLERGIRTPTTAGPVSIWPCGRVQAVMEFHSARGVAVMQFDTKALVRFLRRTYTATPVAH; this comes from the coding sequence ATGTCCGTCACCGTCGAGCAGTACGCCCGGGCCCATGTCGTCACGGACTCCCCCGAGGACCGGGACACCGTGCCGGTCCTCCTCCGCTACGACCCCGACAGCGCCGCCTCCGCCGTACACGTACGCCTCCCGGGCCCGGACGAGTGGACCTTCCCCCGTGAGCTCCTGGAGCGCGGCATCCGCACCCCCACCACCGCCGGTCCCGTGAGCATCTGGCCCTGCGGCCGGGTCCAGGCCGTCATGGAGTTCCACTCCGCCCGGGGTGTGGCGGTCATGCAGTTCGACACCAAGGCGCTGGTCCGCTTCCTGCGGCGGACGTACACGGCCACGCCGGTGGCGCACTGA
- a CDS encoding MMPL family transporter: protein MATFLYKLGRLAFRRRHFVALIWVALLTLAGVGAATAPAAGSTSFSIPGTEAQKAFDLLEQRYPGMSADGATARVVFKAPEGEKMADAANRAIVEKTVGELGDGSEVVSVSDPFTTNAVSRDGTIAYASVTYKVPAMELKDSSKEALEATAHKAQDAGLTVEMGGDALQAEPETAVAGEIIGLAIAAVVLVVTLGSLVAAGLPLLTAIIGVGIGVSTITALASALDLGDTTSTLALMIGLAVGIDYALFVVSRYRSELAEGREREEAVGRAVGTAGSAVVFAGLTVVIALAGLAVVNVPMLTKMGLAAAGTVVIAVLIALTMIPALLGYAGRKVRPADQKGGLLGRRKAKNSAGASAEGSAGNSAEGSAEGSSGGSAGSSAGGSSEGSAVVKPSLGTRWASFVVRRPVAVLLFGVVGLGAIALPVTQLELGLPDDGSQPTSTTQRRAYDLLSEGFGPGFNGPLMVVVDAQDSASPKAAADAVTDGIKGLEDVVTVTPATFNKAGDTAMITVIPESKPSSTQTEDLVHAIRDAGAGVAADTDAKVLVTGATAMNIDFSQKLTDALVPYLALVVGLAFLLLIVIFRSILVPLKAALGFLLSVLAALGAVVAVFQWGWLAGLIGVEETGPIMSMMPIFMVGVVFGLAMDYEVFLVTRMREAYVHGENPNQAVVTGFRYSARVVAAAAAIMMAVFAGFIGSGESMIKMIGFGLAIAVFFDAFVVRMAIVPAVLALLGDRAWWLPKWLDRALPNVDVEGEGLRAHDDAAGKRAEDDEDEDEDRTLVRV from the coding sequence GTGGCCACATTCCTCTACAAGCTGGGTCGACTCGCCTTCCGGCGACGACACTTCGTTGCCCTGATCTGGGTGGCCCTGCTGACGCTCGCGGGCGTCGGCGCCGCCACCGCGCCCGCCGCGGGCTCGACCTCCTTCTCCATCCCCGGGACCGAGGCCCAGAAGGCCTTCGACCTGCTGGAACAGCGCTACCCCGGGATGAGCGCCGACGGCGCCACCGCCCGGGTCGTCTTCAAGGCGCCCGAGGGCGAGAAGATGGCCGACGCCGCCAACAGGGCGATCGTCGAGAAGACCGTCGGCGAACTGGGCGACGGCTCCGAGGTCGTCTCCGTCAGCGACCCCTTCACCACCAACGCGGTCAGCCGGGACGGCACGATCGCCTACGCCTCGGTGACCTACAAGGTCCCGGCCATGGAGCTGAAGGACTCCTCCAAGGAGGCTCTGGAGGCCACCGCGCACAAGGCGCAGGACGCCGGGCTGACCGTCGAGATGGGCGGTGACGCCCTGCAGGCCGAGCCCGAGACGGCCGTCGCCGGCGAGATCATCGGCCTCGCCATCGCCGCCGTCGTCCTCGTCGTCACCCTGGGCTCGCTCGTCGCCGCCGGGCTGCCGCTGCTGACGGCCATCATCGGCGTCGGTATCGGCGTCTCCACCATCACCGCCCTCGCGAGCGCGCTCGACCTCGGCGACACCACCTCCACCCTCGCCCTGATGATCGGCCTCGCGGTCGGCATCGACTACGCGTTGTTCGTCGTCTCCCGCTACCGCTCCGAACTGGCCGAGGGCCGGGAGCGCGAGGAAGCGGTCGGCCGGGCCGTCGGCACCGCCGGCTCGGCGGTGGTCTTCGCGGGACTCACGGTCGTGATCGCGCTGGCCGGTCTCGCGGTCGTCAACGTCCCGATGCTGACCAAGATGGGTCTCGCGGCGGCCGGAACGGTCGTCATCGCGGTCCTCATCGCCCTCACCATGATCCCGGCGCTGCTCGGTTACGCGGGCCGCAAGGTCCGGCCGGCCGACCAGAAGGGCGGACTGCTGGGCCGCCGCAAGGCGAAGAACTCCGCCGGTGCCTCTGCCGAGGGCTCCGCCGGGAACTCTGCCGAGGGCTCCGCCGAGGGATCCTCCGGGGGTTCCGCCGGGAGCTCAGCCGGGGGTTCCTCCGAGGGCTCCGCCGTGGTCAAGCCCAGCCTGGGCACCCGCTGGGCGAGCTTCGTCGTCCGTCGTCCGGTCGCCGTGCTGCTGTTCGGCGTGGTCGGCCTGGGCGCGATCGCGCTGCCGGTCACCCAGCTCGAACTGGGCCTGCCCGACGACGGTTCGCAGCCGACGTCCACCACGCAGCGCCGGGCGTACGACCTGCTCTCCGAGGGCTTCGGGCCCGGCTTCAACGGCCCCCTGATGGTCGTCGTCGACGCCCAGGACAGCGCGTCCCCGAAGGCCGCCGCCGACGCGGTGACCGACGGGATCAAGGGCCTTGAGGACGTCGTGACGGTGACCCCGGCGACGTTCAACAAGGCCGGTGACACCGCGATGATCACGGTGATCCCGGAGTCCAAGCCGTCCTCGACGCAGACCGAGGACCTGGTGCACGCCATCCGTGACGCGGGCGCCGGCGTGGCGGCCGACACGGACGCGAAGGTGCTGGTCACCGGCGCCACCGCGATGAACATCGACTTCTCGCAGAAGCTCACCGACGCGCTGGTCCCGTATCTGGCGCTGGTGGTGGGTCTCGCCTTCCTCCTGCTGATCGTGATCTTCCGGTCGATCCTGGTGCCGCTGAAGGCGGCCCTCGGCTTCCTGCTCAGCGTGCTGGCCGCGCTCGGTGCCGTGGTCGCGGTCTTCCAGTGGGGCTGGCTGGCGGGGCTCATCGGGGTCGAGGAGACCGGCCCGATCATGTCGATGATGCCGATCTTCATGGTGGGTGTCGTCTTCGGTCTGGCGATGGACTACGAGGTGTTCCTCGTGACCCGGATGCGCGAGGCGTACGTCCACGGCGAGAACCCGAACCAGGCCGTGGTGACGGGCTTCAGGTACAGCGCCCGGGTGGTGGCGGCCGCCGCGGCGATCATGATGGCGGTCTTCGCCGGCTTCATCGGCTCCGGCGAGTCGATGATCAAGATGATCGGCTTCGGACTCGCCATCGCCGTCTTCTTCGACGCGTTCGTGGTCCGCATGGCCATCGTCCCGGCCGTCCTCGCCCTCCTGGGCGACAGGGCCTGGTGGCTGCCGAAGTGGCTCGACCGCGCGCTGCCCAACGTCGACGTCGAGGGTGAGGGCCTGCGGGCGCACGACGACGCGGCGGGGAAGCGGGCCGAGGACGACGAGGACGAGGACGAGGACAGGACGCTGGTCCGCGTCTGA
- a CDS encoding intradiol ring-cleavage dioxygenase, which yields MSTAPKSSSSSHGHGHGHHHDDEFDRGLAYDLPVFARRRMIRLLAGASMVPLVAACSSDESGSGSASDSASSGSSSSSSSSGASGSDCEVIPSETAGPYPGDGSNGPNVLTESGVVRRDITKSFGSSNGVAEGIPLTITLTVVDQSSGCDTPKKGAAVYLWHCDREGRYSLYSDGVTEENYLRGVQETDDEGRLTFTSIFPGCYTGRWPHIHFEVYDSLDDATAARNIAATSQLAFPKDVCDTVYATDGYGDSVRNLGELSLETDMIFSDGYDQQLATVEGSTDKGYTATLTVPV from the coding sequence ATGAGCACAGCACCCAAGAGCAGCAGTAGCAGCCACGGCCACGGCCACGGCCACCACCACGACGACGAGTTCGACAGAGGGCTCGCGTACGACCTGCCCGTCTTCGCCCGCCGCCGCATGATCAGACTGCTGGCCGGAGCGAGCATGGTCCCGCTGGTGGCGGCCTGTTCCTCGGACGAGTCCGGCAGCGGCTCCGCGTCGGACTCGGCCTCCTCCGGCTCGTCCTCGTCCTCGTCCTCGTCCGGCGCCTCCGGCTCCGACTGCGAGGTCATCCCGAGCGAGACGGCGGGCCCGTACCCCGGAGACGGCTCGAACGGCCCGAACGTCCTCACGGAGAGCGGTGTCGTCCGGCGCGACATCACCAAGAGCTTCGGCTCGTCGAACGGTGTCGCCGAAGGCATCCCGCTGACGATCACGCTGACGGTCGTCGACCAGTCCTCCGGCTGTGACACCCCGAAGAAGGGCGCGGCCGTCTACCTGTGGCACTGCGACCGGGAGGGCAGGTACTCCCTCTACTCCGACGGCGTCACCGAGGAGAACTACCTGCGCGGCGTCCAGGAGACCGACGACGAGGGCCGGCTCACCTTCACCTCGATCTTCCCCGGCTGCTACACCGGTCGCTGGCCCCACATCCACTTCGAGGTCTACGACAGCCTCGACGACGCCACCGCCGCCCGGAACATCGCCGCCACCTCACAGCTCGCCTTCCCCAAGGACGTCTGCGACACCGTGTACGCGACGGACGGCTACGGCGACAGCGTCCGCAACCTCGGCGAACTCTCCCTGGAGACGGACATGATCTTCAGCGACGGCTACGACCAGCAGCTCGCCACCGTCGAGGGCAGCACCGACAAGGGGTACACCGCCACGCTCACCGTGCCGGTGTAG
- the cbiQ gene encoding cobalt ECF transporter T component CbiQ, with the protein MGAGHVHKLYRHAHSPVHALPPHTKLAAVFAFVLVVVSTPREAMWAFGLYAVLLGVVAYVARVPAGFLLRRLLIEVPFVAFAVLMPFVAQGERVEVLGMSLSVSGLWGAWNVLAKGTLGVAASVLLASTTELRALLLGLQRLRLPPLLVQIASFMIRYGDVIADEMRRMRIARESRGFEASGVRHWGVLAKSAGALFIRSYERGERVHLAMISRGYAGTMPVIDEVTASRAQWSYAFALPVAALVVCLLGWSL; encoded by the coding sequence ATGGGCGCCGGCCACGTCCACAAGCTCTACCGGCACGCGCACTCGCCGGTGCACGCCCTGCCGCCGCACACCAAACTCGCGGCCGTCTTCGCCTTCGTGCTCGTCGTGGTGTCGACGCCGCGGGAGGCGATGTGGGCGTTCGGGCTGTACGCCGTGCTGTTGGGCGTGGTCGCGTACGTGGCCCGCGTCCCCGCCGGGTTCCTGCTCCGGCGGCTGCTGATCGAGGTCCCGTTCGTCGCGTTCGCCGTGCTGATGCCGTTCGTGGCGCAGGGCGAGCGCGTCGAGGTCCTCGGGATGTCGCTGAGCGTCAGCGGGCTGTGGGGCGCCTGGAACGTCCTGGCCAAGGGGACACTGGGCGTCGCCGCCTCCGTCCTCCTCGCCTCCACCACCGAACTCCGCGCGCTCCTCCTCGGCCTCCAGCGGCTCAGACTGCCGCCGCTGCTCGTCCAGATCGCGTCCTTCATGATCCGCTACGGCGATGTGATCGCCGACGAGATGCGGCGGATGCGGATCGCGCGCGAGTCACGCGGGTTCGAGGCGAGCGGCGTACGGCACTGGGGCGTGCTCGCCAAGTCGGCCGGGGCGCTGTTCATCCGCTCGTACGAGCGGGGCGAGCGGGTCCATCTGGCCATGATCAGCCGGGGGTACGCGGGCACCATGCCCGTCATCGACGAGGTGACCGCGTCCCGGGCGCAGTGGTCGTACGCCTTCGCCCTCCCGGTCGCCGCGCTCGTCGTCTGTCTGCTGGGATGGAGCCTGTGA
- a CDS encoding histidine phosphatase family protein, with the protein MVRHGQSTANVAYAEAERTGSTLPLPGRGPEVPLSDLGRAQAGALGGWLAGLAGGRGAGGNGPDRASPDPANADPANAELVGPELVVCSPYVRARQTWEVMAGHPGVVPPPLLVDERLRDREMGVFEMHPPAAMRARAPEEAARRARTGDWFYRPPGGEALADVVLRVRDFVGELDRAAPGRRVLLIAHDAIAVAVRLVCAGVGARAPDRLPPVPNASVSWWENDGQRLRPARWGDTAHLDPPGPGGSPAAPVTPATPAR; encoded by the coding sequence GTGGTACGGCATGGGCAGAGCACCGCGAACGTCGCGTACGCCGAGGCCGAGCGGACGGGGTCGACGCTGCCGCTGCCGGGCCGGGGGCCGGAGGTCCCCCTCTCCGACCTGGGCCGCGCCCAGGCCGGGGCACTGGGCGGGTGGTTGGCGGGGCTGGCCGGGGGGCGCGGGGCGGGCGGGAACGGGCCCGACCGGGCGAGCCCGGACCCGGCGAACGCGGACCCGGCGAACGCGGAGCTGGTCGGCCCGGAGCTGGTGGTGTGCTCGCCGTACGTGCGGGCGCGGCAGACGTGGGAGGTGATGGCGGGGCATCCCGGTGTGGTTCCGCCCCCGCTGCTCGTCGACGAACGGCTGCGGGACCGGGAGATGGGCGTCTTCGAGATGCACCCGCCGGCCGCGATGCGGGCCCGCGCGCCCGAGGAGGCGGCACGGCGGGCCCGCACCGGCGACTGGTTCTACCGTCCGCCGGGCGGAGAGGCGCTGGCCGATGTGGTGCTGCGGGTACGGGACTTCGTGGGCGAGCTGGACCGCGCCGCCCCCGGCCGCCGTGTCCTCCTGATCGCCCACGACGCGATCGCCGTCGCCGTACGCCTCGTCTGCGCCGGGGTCGGCGCGAGGGCCCCCGACCGGCTGCCGCCCGTCCCCAACGCCTCGGTCTCGTGGTGGGAGAACGACGGACAGCGGTTGCGGCCGGCGCGGTGGGGCGACACGGCGCACCTCGACCCACCGGGACCGGGCGGCTCCCCGGCTGCACCGGTTACACCGGCTACACCGGCACGGTGA
- a CDS encoding energy-coupling factor ABC transporter permease, with product MHVPDGFINAPVSAVAGVVAAAAVAVSLRGARRELDERTAPLAGLVAAFIFAVQMLNFPVAAGTSGHLLGGALAAILVGPYTGVLCVSVVLLMQGILFADGGLTALGVNITIMGVITSVVGYAVFRALVRILPRKRRSITVSAFVAALISVPASAAAFTLVYAVGGTTDVPIGSVLTAMVGVHTLIGIGEAAITAATVGAVVAVRPDLVHGARGLTAPLKLRVNGELVDAPAAEPATATAPAAARSPRKLILAGLGTSLLLAGVVSFYASASPDGLEKVAADKGFDAKVEDHAVADSPLADYGVEGLTDARLAGGLAGVIGVGVTVVAGTGIFWAVRKRRTGEDDAASPTSVPENA from the coding sequence ATGCATGTCCCCGACGGATTCATCAACGCCCCCGTCTCGGCGGTCGCCGGAGTCGTCGCCGCCGCTGCGGTCGCCGTGAGTCTGCGCGGTGCCCGGCGCGAGTTGGACGAGCGGACGGCGCCCCTCGCCGGGCTCGTCGCCGCGTTCATCTTCGCCGTGCAGATGCTGAACTTCCCGGTCGCGGCCGGGACCAGCGGACATCTGCTCGGCGGGGCCCTGGCCGCGATACTCGTGGGCCCCTACACCGGGGTCCTCTGTGTGTCCGTGGTGCTCCTCATGCAGGGCATCCTCTTCGCGGACGGCGGCCTCACCGCCCTCGGCGTGAACATCACGATCATGGGGGTGATCACCTCCGTCGTCGGCTACGCCGTCTTCCGCGCGCTGGTCAGGATCCTCCCCCGGAAGCGGCGCTCGATCACCGTCTCCGCCTTCGTCGCCGCCCTGATCTCCGTGCCCGCCTCGGCCGCCGCCTTCACGCTCGTCTACGCGGTCGGCGGCACCACGGACGTGCCGATCGGCTCGGTCCTCACCGCCATGGTCGGCGTCCACACCCTCATCGGCATCGGCGAGGCCGCGATCACCGCCGCCACGGTCGGCGCCGTCGTCGCCGTACGCCCGGACCTCGTCCACGGCGCCCGGGGCCTGACCGCCCCGCTCAAGCTCCGGGTGAACGGTGAGCTGGTGGACGCCCCCGCCGCCGAGCCGGCCACCGCGACCGCACCCGCCGCTGCCCGCTCGCCCCGCAAGCTGATCCTCGCCGGCCTCGGCACCTCCCTCCTCCTCGCCGGTGTCGTCAGCTTCTACGCCTCCGCCAGCCCCGACGGCCTGGAGAAGGTCGCCGCCGACAAGGGCTTCGACGCCAAGGTCGAGGACCACGCCGTCGCCGACTCCCCGCTCGCCGACTACGGTGTCGAGGGCCTCACCGACGCCCGCCTGGCCGGCGGCCTCGCGGGCGTGATCGGCGTCGGCGTCACCGTCGTCGCCGGTACGGGGATCTTCTGGGCCGTGCGCAAGCGGCGCACCGGCGAGGACGACGCCGCGTCCCCCACCTCCGTGCCCGAGAACGCCTGA